From the Kineococcus mangrovi genome, the window TCATCACCGTGCTCACGGTCGAGGACACGTTCCACGCCTTCGACCTCATGCAGACGATGACGGGCGGCGGACCGTTCTTCTCCACCGAGATCATCGAGATCTACATCTACCGCTGGGCGTTCAGCGCCTCCATCCCGCAGCTCGGCTTCGCCTCGGCGGCCGCCGTCCTGTTCGGGCTGTTCGTCATGGTCGTCGGTGCGCTGCAGGCCTGGGCGCTCGTCGTGGCCCGCCGCAGCCGGAAGGACCTCTCGTGACCACGCTCACCCGCCCCGCCCGTCCCACCGCCCCGCCCGGCGAGGGGCTCGGTCGCCGCATCGCCCGCCGGGCCCCCTGGTGGGGCGTGCTGCTCCTGCTGGCCGTCCTCGCGCTCGTCTGGGTCTACCCGTTCGTGTGGATGGTGTCGGCCTCGCTCAAGAGCTCCCTGGAGGTGTTCACGGCCGGGCTGACGCTCGTGCCGGAGGACTTCGCGTGGGAGAACTACTCCCGGGCCTGGACGGACGCGAACTTCGGCCGGTACATGGTGAACACCGTCATCCTCACGGTGTCCACCGTCGTCATCGTCGTCGTCCGCTGCGCCCTCGCCGGGTACGTGCTGGGCCGCTACCGCTTCCGCGGGCAGAAGCTCATCATCGGCGTGCTCGTCGCGACGCTGTTCGTCCCGACCGGCTACACCATCATCCCCATCGTCAAGCTGTCGATGGAGCTGGGTCTGCTGAACTCCCTCACCGGGATGGTCCTGGCCCTGTCCGGGGCGGCCAACGTGTCCGCGATCCTCATCTACGCCGGCTACTTCCGGCAGCTGCCGAAGGAGCTGGAGGAGGCGGCGACGGTCGACGGCGCGGGTTTCGGGCGCGTCTTCTTCCAGATCATGCTCCCCCTGTCGATGCCCGTCACCGCCACCGTGGCGCTGCTGACGTTCCTCGCCACCTGGAACGCGTTCTTCCTGCCCCTCGTGTTCTCCTTCAGCGACCCGGACCTGCGGACCCTGTCGGTCGGCATGCAGGCCTTCGTCGGGGAGAACGCCACCGACTGGTCCGGGATGGCCGCCGCGGGCGTCATCTCGATCCTGCCCATCGTCGCGCTGTTCCTCTTCCTCCAGCGGTACTTCGTGGAAGGCATCGCCGGAGCCGTCAAGTCCTGATCCACGCGACCACCACCCCCGCACGACCACTCTCGACGAGGAGAACCGTCATGCCCCAGATCTCGCGCCGCTCGCTGCTCGCCGGCGGCGGCGGCCTGTCCGCCCTCACCCTGCTCGCCGCCTGCGGAGGCAGCAGCGGCAACGGTGCCGGCCCCGGCGCCACCGCGTCCCTGCGGTGGTGGGACCACTTCAGCGCCCTGCAGAAGTTCCACGCCGAGTGGGCGCAGAAGGAGTCCCAGGCCCTCGGGGTCGCCATCGAGTACACCTACAACGACGTCACCCGCTCCACCGAGGCGCTGCAGCTGGCCAACCAGTCCAACCAGCTGCCGGACATCTACAGCAACGTCGTCGGCCTGCCGCTCCCGGCGCTCGTCGCGGAGGGGTGGCTGCACGAGATCAC encodes:
- a CDS encoding carbohydrate ABC transporter permease, whose amino-acid sequence is MTTLTRPARPTAPPGEGLGRRIARRAPWWGVLLLLAVLALVWVYPFVWMVSASLKSSLEVFTAGLTLVPEDFAWENYSRAWTDANFGRYMVNTVILTVSTVVIVVVRCALAGYVLGRYRFRGQKLIIGVLVATLFVPTGYTIIPIVKLSMELGLLNSLTGMVLALSGAANVSAILIYAGYFRQLPKELEEAATVDGAGFGRVFFQIMLPLSMPVTATVALLTFLATWNAFFLPLVFSFSDPDLRTLSVGMQAFVGENATDWSGMAAAGVISILPIVALFLFLQRYFVEGIAGAVKS